A single Prochlorococcus marinus XMU1410 DNA region contains:
- a CDS encoding PRC-barrel domain-containing protein gives MSLSNTSANKNLPNSVPSERLWLRSELMGTQVITTDTGRRLGVVGEVVVDIDRREVVALGLRDNPLTRFLPGLPKWMPLESIKQVGDVILVDSLDSLSESFSPERYGKVINCQVITESGQLLGRVLGFSFDIETGDLISLVMGAVGVPLLGEGVLSTWEIPVEEIVSSGTDRIIVYEGAEEKLKQLSSGLLEKLGVGGSSWDERDVNGYSANLVPVENQLLSGSESEQQNNLVEEYEEVVEQDDYEDDYEDELEYVEIKGSEEEINNRKKLYMDNDDSDQIQNQNSVNQINEKNNIDLKQTKQSTTNLASKRPIQNATETLDIEPLNQQNLVQDNKKSEKFEIDDPW, from the coding sequence ATGAGCTTGTCTAACACATCTGCTAATAAGAATCTCCCTAACTCGGTGCCTAGTGAACGTTTATGGTTAAGGTCAGAATTAATGGGAACACAAGTGATAACTACTGATACTGGAAGGCGGCTAGGCGTAGTTGGCGAAGTCGTCGTTGATATTGATAGAAGAGAGGTAGTCGCTTTGGGACTAAGAGATAATCCACTTACAAGATTTTTACCAGGTTTGCCAAAATGGATGCCTTTAGAAAGTATAAAGCAAGTTGGAGATGTCATATTAGTTGACTCCCTAGATTCTTTGAGTGAAAGTTTTTCTCCAGAAAGGTATGGGAAGGTAATTAATTGTCAAGTGATTACAGAATCTGGACAGCTCCTGGGAAGAGTTCTTGGCTTTTCTTTTGATATTGAGACTGGGGATTTGATATCTCTTGTTATGGGTGCTGTTGGTGTTCCGCTTTTAGGCGAGGGAGTTTTAAGTACTTGGGAAATACCTGTTGAGGAAATTGTAAGTAGTGGTACCGATAGGATTATTGTTTATGAAGGTGCGGAAGAGAAATTGAAGCAACTAAGTAGTGGACTACTTGAGAAACTTGGAGTCGGGGGTTCTTCATGGGATGAAAGGGATGTAAATGGATACTCAGCAAATCTTGTACCTGTTGAGAATCAGTTACTTTCAGGTTCTGAATCAGAACAGCAAAACAATTTGGTCGAGGAATATGAAGAAGTTGTTGAACAAGATGATTATGAAGATGATTATGAAGATGAACTTGAATATGTTGAAATAAAGGGTTCTGAAGAAGAAATAAATAATAGAAAAAAGCTATACATGGATAATGATGATTCTGATCAGATCCAGAATCAAAATAGTGTTAATCAAATAAATGAAAAAAACAATATTGATTTAAAGCAAACAAAACAATCAACTACTAATTTAGCTTCAAAAAGACCAATTCAAAATGCAACTGAAACCTTAGATATTGAACCACTAAACCAACAAAATTTAGTTCAAGATAATAAAAAATCAGAAAAGTTTGAAATTGATGACCCCTGGTAA